The nucleotide window AAATGAAATATACCTATAAATAGTTAGTGCTTATTGTTGTTGCTTTAGTTCAGCGTTAGCTTTGCTATTTGTTTTTCTTGTGGCTGCAGCTCTTTGCTGCTTTtattctccttttctctctaatatattttatttaaaaaaataaaataaaataaaataaaacataatcAGCATTGACTGGCGAGTCTTCTCTGTTTAATAGAAATCCAATGTGCATACTTGACAATGACAAATTGGAATCATGAAAAACGacaattgaaatgttgtttatATACTAGACAAGTGAGGCGACCTGTGTATTGACTTCCTCCAATTATAAACCCCCCTTCCCACCATCTCAAACATACATCAATATTTCACAACCCAGACAAACCACTTCACAACTTGTCAAATAATGGAAGCCACttagtttccaaaataataataataataataatggaaGCCACTTATGTTGGTGCATATGTAGCCGCATGGCTTGGAGCCCTAGCCCTCATCCTCCTCTCCCGCCGCCGCCTCCGCCACCCCAAGCTCAATCTGCCACCCGGCCCTAAACCCTGGCCTATCATTGGAAACCTAAACCTCATAAGCCACCTTCCCCACCGTTCCGTCCATGAGCTTGCCCTAAAATACGGCCCCATCATGCAGCTCAAGTTTGGGTCATACCCTGTCGTCGTGGGTTCTTCAGTAGAAATGGCCAAGGCCTTCCTGAAAACACACGACGTCACTTTTGCCGGCCGCCCTAAATTCGCAGCCGGCAAACACACAACCTACAACTACTCGGACATCACTTGGTCCCCGTATGGCCCATATTGGCGGCAAGCCCGTAAAATGTGCATTACGGAGCTTTTCAGCAACAAACGCCTAGAGTCCTATGAATATATTAGGAGGGAGGAAATGAGTGCCTTGCTTAAAGGCTTATATGATTCCTCCAACTCCAACGTTTTGCTTAAAGACCACCTTTCAACCGTGAGCCTCAACGTCATAAGCCGGATGGTGCTTGGAAAGAAGTACACCGACGAGACTAAAGATGCGATCGTGAGCCCCGATGAGTTCAAGAAGATGTTGGATGAGTTGTTCTTGCTGAGTGGGGTGTTGAACATCGGCGATTCGATACCTTGGCTTGATTTTTTGGACTTACAAGGGTACATAAAGAGGATGAAGACTTTGAGCAAGAAGTTGGATAGATTTTTGGAGCATGTGTTGGATGAACATATTACAAAGAGGGAGGTTGGTggaaaagactttgttgcaaaAGACATGGTTGATGTGCTCTTGCAGCTTGCTGATGATCCTAACCTTGAAGTTAAGCTTGAAAGGCATGGGGTCAAGGCATTTACTCAGGTATGATTtgattagttttttattttatggaaTAATATACTATAATTATTGAGAATTTTCCTAAAGTTTAGCAGATGTGATATGTGACATATGAGATGTGAAATACTAGTCTTGTTCACTGAATATAAGAGAAATGTTAGGATTAGATTACTGTGAGCAGTTGCTGCATTTAGGTACCACAATGCATTAGTATCTCATAGTTATTGACTGCATGTGAGCGGTTGAGATCACCGTAATTTTAAATAAGATCTAGAACTAACCCAGATAAATACTAATGTCTTATTTATGACTGAAAATATTGAAAGTTATTTTTTGTTGGTGGATTCTATTAGGACCTAATTGCCGGCGGAACGGAGAGCTCAGCAGTGATGGTGGAATGGGCAATTTCGGAGCTCCTAAGGAAGCCGGATATATTCAAAAAGGCAGCGGAGGAGCTAGACAGGGTGATTGGAAGAGATAGATGGGTTGAGGAGAAGGACATTGTTAATCTCCCATATGTTGATGCCATTGCCAAAGAAACCATGAGGTTGCACCCAGTGGCACCCATGTTGGTGCCAAGGCAAACCAGGGAAGACTGCCAAGTAGCTGGCTATGACATACCCAAGGGTACCAGAGCCCTAGTGAGTGTGTGGACAATAGGAAGAGACCCTGAATTATGGGACAACCCTGAGCAATTCTTCCCTGAGAGGTTCCTAGGCAAGGACATTGATGTCAAAGGCCAGGACTTTGAGCTGCTACCTTTTGGGTCAGGCAGGAGGATGTGCCCTGGCTACAATTTGGGCATTAAGGTCATTCAGTCAAGTCTAGCTAATCTGTTACATGGATTTACATGGAGATTGCCATATAACATGAAGAAAGAGGATTTGAGTATGGAGGAGGTTTTTGGGCTTTCGACACCGAAAAAAACTCCCCTTGTTGCAGTCTGTGAGCCTCGTCTTCCACCTCATATTTACTCACTGTGATTATGCGAGTCTCTTGGTATCAGCTAGTTCCTCTTAATAATGTTTAGTACTTGGGAAAGTTTGTTATGAGTGCAATCCCAATCCAGACCTGTTCCtgtatttccttttttttttttcttgtttttcactTTTATATGTGGAAATAGTAAAATAGTTGATGGGTGGCTTTTACTCTCCTTTAGGAGGGGGTCTTTGTGTGGCACCCGTTGGTGATGGCTCATTGGATGATATGAGAAAggtgttggagcaatattagaaaatatgaaaataacacaagcattctaataataataatcatatagaaattcacaacatcaattatgtaTGAGactaatataaacaattagagataaagttagaaaaactgacaaacttggagattgaggcttgcataaatgcaatgtcctaaagatagaatttcgcccctactcttatgcttgtagttcgataggcgtccatctcccagaattcaacaatctataatccgaagtcaaagcacttcaatcttcggactctggcgaacttcatatattctgtactctcaagacacgactcggaTTTCTACTAAGACATTGGAAAAAACTCTTCTCTTCATTCTATTAGACATGTGGGATGCTTGAGTTTATATATAACTCAAGCCACCCTTTTTGAAACAATATGACTGTTGTCTAAAGTTTCAACGAACAGATACAACTTATGAATTTGAATTCAACTATGACACATGACTCTTATTTTCCATTcatacaaaaattaaatattataatattaattataatatataatttccaacaatcccccacatgaatgaaaaattaggaagaaattgaGAGTACAGGCGGACAAGAGATGCATCGGGagaggtgtcttttggacttgaacctaccctagtgaatacttatcggatttacttggtgacgcagtgAATATAgaatcttgaactgttcaccgcagtagtaaaccgagacaataagcaacacacatcactaatcctaatatattccggttcatacggttgtgttcattttggtcctgaacaaatcccagattcatgagagctttagagaatttagccatctCATACTCATAGAAGCGACCCACTTCTACTCTCACATAGGTGACCACTGATTAAGAATACTCTGCAATattcctcttatttataagatatcattgtcattaagtataaatatacatCCTAAAACGTCTGCAGACAACACACTTCTTCCATCATAGAAATGAGGTATATAGTGTGTTAACTTCTTTGAATCATGcccaaccagtttgcctattgaacttagaccatgggatctccaatcaactaagttAGGTTTCCGCCCAGCTGATTCATTAATTATGTTGGCTTTAGCctcattcccctcgatgatCAACTTGCTCTCTAGTCTAACCTTTAATAAATGGATCCACTACTAGGTTGACTATTTTTAATGGTGTGCACAATCCATCTtatgaaattttatttcataCGAGAGTAGTtgtttgacattgtttgaaATGTCAAGTCCTCAAAATTATATTAGGACTTAATTACTAAGTAATTTGCTAACACTAAGTACTTGGGTAAACtcccccacatttaaggtatttgTAAGGTCTCTAACCTTGCCATACCTTAAACAAGTTATCCATAATAAGAGATATTGCTTATTATCTCTTTTAAATGCAAATTATTCTTCGTAATTTAGACATTGTTCTTTGCCATATTTGGCAAGCCATCATAATACATGCATAACCATTTATATGCTTACTTAATAAGCATCATCAGGCATAATACATATTTTCAAATATCCCACATTTTAGTgtctaattttttcttttctcaaagACCCCCCACACTTCCAATGTATAATTCCTCTCACATTGagtgtttattcttttcaagaTGATAATAACTCATCTAAAATGAGTTCAAAGATTTAATTTGAATACAGTATCTTCTTTTGTTATCACAAAAGCTTTCTTACCATGAGTAACCATTGATAAAACACACTCATTGGTTGCCATTGCTTACTAAATAAGCAACATAACGTCTTTCTgcaaatttacaaaaatccccACACTTTTGGCGTCTTATTGTTCTCAAAGGACTTGGCTTTTAGTCTGGACCATTCCCGATTTATGGCAAACCCAATTTTGTGGTTTCCATTAGACAGTTTCCATTTATACGGAACTATACCGTACAACTGAAAGGTCATATTAACTCAATTAAAACTCTTAGATAATTCACTATGGCCTTGAAGCCTTCGCGCATCTGCCTAATAAGGATTAACTGCATCAATTATACAGATGCAATTCCTTTCTGCAAAACTAAGAATTTATTTAGATATAAAACAAGAACAGAACTGGTATGCGTATCACATATAGATACTGGGTTGTGGACACTTTTCATCTGCAACATCTCAGAAATCTATATGCTTGGGAACAAAAGCAGAGCCGTTTGACTGCAATGCATTCcatatgcaattttttttttttcccttttcaatTATGTAGAAAAAAATATCGATTTAAGAGcatgcatacatatatgtatatgccaCATGGATATGAACCGATTGCACTGCAAGAACTCAACCGGTCCAAAATAGATCCCATTACGAAACGGTGCGACTATAAGAAAAGTCGCATACAGTTTCTTCTGCATCAACGCATAACTTTGCGTAAACTTTATGAGTGAGAAGAAACATCCTATCATGAAAAGGTATTTAATCTTTTCTCAGATTTTCTTATCACCTCTACATCATATGCCAAGAGGCAAACAATTTCATGTATCAAATACAACCAATTCATGTTCCTTTATAATACTCGCATACATATCCATAACAATTAAAAGTCACGGCTGCATTCAAATCCAGCACTAACACTCACAAGGCATTTCATTATAATCCACTAATATTTCTTTAGGAAATATTGGACACAACCAAACATCGAATTGCTCTACATTTGtccatgaatatatttgaattgtatcatgcatttaACAATACAATTTAAATGCCAACATCACAAATACTACTATGTTATATATCAATAAGCAAATAAAATCAGTCCCACCAAGACATACATTTTTCTGTAAAAAACCACAGTTTCTTTGAATTAGGGGTTACTTTCAATGTTCTTGAACATCTTCTTCACATTCATATTTACTAATTATTGCATAAGAAAAGTTCTATCTTTagattgttggagcaatattagaaaatatgaaaataacacaagcattctaataataataatcatatagaaattcacaacatcaattatgtaTGAGactaatataaacaattagagataaagttaaaaaaactgacaaacttggagattgaggcttgcataaatgcaatgtcctaaagatagaatttcgcccctactcttatgcttgtagttcgataggcgtccatctcccagaattcaacaatctataatccgaagtcaaagcacttcaatcttcggactctggcgaacttcatatattctgtactctcaagacacgactcggaTTTCTACTACGACATTGGAAAAAACTCTTCTCTTCATTCTATTAGACATGTGGGATGCTTGAGTTTATATATAACTCAAGCCACCCTTTTTTGAAACAATATGACTGTTGTCTAAAGTTTCAACGAACAGATACAACTTATGAATTTGAATTCAACTATGACACATGACTCTTATTTTCCACAAAAGACCCCCACATTTTGTTGTCACATTTAACTATTAATAGTTGAACAAGTCACATTCAGGAGACTAAATTCTCCTCCATCATCCTCTTGAAATCTAATTATCCCAAGTGACTTGGTTGGTTAATTTCTTTCACCAAATCTTTTGCCCAAATGTAATAAAAACCATGTATTTGTGGTTCTTAAATAAGGCATGGATCAATCTGCTTTACAGATTGGTTAGGCCTTCCAATTATACTTTGGCCCTTGATCTCATCTATTGATATCGTCATGCTCATTTTATTTCACATGTATTTGATAATGCCCACATGCCATTAAGAATATTAATTCCAGGCACAATGCAGCTGTGATCCATCCAAGCTGAGAACATATATTCAAGCATCATCTAGAATCCAAACAAGATTTGGATTTACCACTGcaaatggagaaatccattcaAACGGTCTGATTATTTTCTAATTATGGAGTAGTGTTGAATTTTAAAGCAAAGGATTTGTGTCTAAGATCCACATAGACAAGTGATCCTATTatgggatttcataatttttatttaacgaaaaattttaaaatatgtcTAGTcgtatatttaattttttttattttttattttatcttatcTAGTCAGAAGAGTCCAAAACAGAAATTATAATTAatggaaaataatattttgtacatGTGTCCTTGTCTCATTCATCACAGGAATATTCATGCTTACAATTGTGCTATCCTATGCAACTATTTTTGtctcattcatcacagaaatatTCGTGTTTACAATTGTGCTATCCTATTCAACTATTTAAATAGTTGAATAGGATAGCACAATTGTAAACATGAATATTCCTgtgatgaatgagacaagaacacatgtacaaaataatattttgtattaattttggGGTACAATCTTTTTTacaatttgatcctctgattctatcttcgTAAGGCGTAGATTTGTGGGTGGGCTGTTGATCCAAaggggtcgtcggggcttgatctagggatgaacaaggatgaacggatctttaagggcctttggggcttgatcttgacgGGCAGATATGTAGATTTCTTTACGGGCCGTTAGACTTGATTTTGATGAATGAGGAtaaacggatcttcaagggcctttggggcttgatcttgatgaataGGTGTGTGGATTTCTTCAAAGGTcattgggcttaatcttgatgaacgaggatgaacggatcttcaagggccttcgatgcttgatcttgatcAACGATGCAtcgatttcttcaagggtcgttgggcttgatcttgatgaacgaggatgaacggatcttcaagggccttcggggcttgatcttgatgaataGTTGTATGGAATTCTTCAAGGATttaacgaagaacgaagagagctttcttgatccttcaggattcttgggaatttgggaggttggatgcttgaaagctttaaAGTTTCAAAGCCTCAAGGATTTGgggaattctcttccaatttgagagtagagaaatgtatatgtgaattggtcctccaaaatgaatgccttagccttctatttatagaatttttcaaggcttaattttaaatataataatatgatgaaataaatcatttctgccagatattgacatgtgtcatttaTGATGACATTTTCGATTTTTGTTAAGTCACACACTACGTGTACAATTTATGTGATAtgtgaacgttgaaattttaattcattggtcaacatttatttcattgaaatttcgatgtctacaaatgccccaaCTTCAAGGTACATCATATACATGTGTTTGTCACGTTTAGaagatgtgttttgaagtcccttaatgtagatgtcgattcAAGatccgttgaggcttgatcttgatttgggctgaaagtttcttcaagagccgttgaggcttgatcttgaattcggttggaagattttctggtttcctccaattgttgattttccacaggcttgatcttgaattgggttggaggattttctggtttcctccaaggATCTAAACTTACTCCTTTTATTTGTGGatgaatttgattcaaggatggtggacacttgattttgaatcggacttgtgatttcttcaagggcctttgaggcttgatcttaaatttAAATAGACCACGAGTAGTTTCACTTGGCAAGTGAGATTCGACTTTGTTggggatgaatcggcacgtgtagtTTCACCAAGCAAGTGTGATTTGAttcctgattggaagcttgattccaagtgccaaCTGATTGCTCTCCTTCTCATTGtcctgcaggtaagaacaaggtcaaaaaaaaaaggacaaggagaaagcatgatatgagatactttttctctTGAAGAAGCATAGGTGATTTGACGGCGTTTCACAGCGAGGCTTTGTTTTTCGACAACGGTGCCAACGAAAGGCtattgaagcttctcgagctcttccATTAGAGCGACGACGCCgggcttggatttgacttagactcctTTATCTGGATTATGTAGTTCTGTAGGGAAGGACGTTGTGCTATAGTGATTTGTTACAGCTCATCACCCTGCATTTTTtatgcttgtttcttttgcataaCAGAAGTGGTGCGCAACATTTTGCCTTTAAATAGTCCTTTAGAGCATCACTTCTTGACAACTCATCCATGCTTAAcagcttcagtgtaaatagTCAGCATCATATTAACTGTCTTGAAGTATTCGCTGAGGAAATTCGAGACATATCAACAATTGAAGACaagcactcgagagcaatgctaggtaagcagccaggcaaaggttccaggcaatcagttccagatcggaagtttgatttcaggttccgactgattgcttcctttctccttgtcttgcaggtaagtgcaaaggcaaaggaaaagacagtgaaaaagcatgatatgagatacatttgctttcaaccttgatgatatgagatactttttcttttgaagaagtaacggatgaattagcacatgtATTTGTTATTCTTGTCTCCATATGCAtcgat belongs to Malus sylvestris chromosome 17, drMalSylv7.2, whole genome shotgun sequence and includes:
- the LOC126609791 gene encoding trimethyltridecatetraene synthase-like; this translates as MEATYVGAYVAAWLGALALILLSRRRLRHPKLNLPPGPKPWPIIGNLNLISHLPHRSVHELALKYGPIMQLKFGSYPVVVGSSVEMAKAFLKTHDVTFAGRPKFAAGKHTTYNYSDITWSPYGPYWRQARKMCITELFSNKRLESYEYIRREEMSALLKGLYDSSNSNVLLKDHLSTVSLNVISRMVLGKKYTDETKDAIVSPDEFKKMLDELFLLSGVLNIGDSIPWLDFLDLQGYIKRMKTLSKKLDRFLEHVLDEHITKREVGGKDFVAKDMVDVLLQLADDPNLEVKLERHGVKAFTQDLIAGGTESSAVMVEWAISELLRKPDIFKKAAEELDRVIGRDRWVEEKDIVNLPYVDAIAKETMRLHPVAPMLVPRQTREDCQVAGYDIPKGTRALVSVWTIGRDPELWDNPEQFFPERFLGKDIDVKGQDFELLPFGSGRRMCPGYNLGIKVIQSSLANLLHGFTWRLPYNMKKEDLSMEEVFGLSTPKKTPLVAVCEPRLPPHIYSL